The Arachidicoccus terrestris genome includes the window CCAATAAGTAATTTTTTTAAACTTTTGCATATGGTTATAATTTAAATAATTGAGAAGTCCTATAAAGTAGTGGTTTCTGACATTAACGCTTCCAATCTGTCATGGGCCTTGCTGATACCGCTGGCAAAAGGCAATTTGAGCATCTGATTCCTGATTTCATTTGAGCGGTATACGACTTGCATCTGCAATTCACTTTCATTATCGTCCAGGGCTTTGAAATCCAGAAATTCCAGTTGCACGTCAAATGGCGCCCCCATCATTTCAAAAGTGCGGATAATTTGTTGATTCTCCTTCACACTGTGAATAGTACCCATCGCCTGAAACACGACATTCCCGGAAGGATCTTTTGTTTCAAACTGGTACTTACCCAGTGATTGGCTTTCCAATTCCACTACTTGGGTTCCCATCCACTGACCTAACAGTTCAGGCGTAGAAAATGCCTTGAATAAAAGCTCCACCGGCAAGTTAAAAGTGCGGGTGATCAGGAGTTGCTGTTCTCCTTCTGCTGACTGAATTTTTGTCTTTAGTTCCATTTTTATGGCTTTTTATTTTTTGATTGGTAATTTTTCATGACCGCTTCAAGTTTATCAAAACGCGTATCCCACATTTTGCGAAATGGCGTTAAAAAGTCGTCTACTTCTTTCATTTTAGTTGCATTTACATAATAATAGATTTCCCGCCCCTCTTTATTACTGGATAATAGATCACATTCTGAGAGAATCAGCAAGTGCTTAGAAATTGTTGGCCTGGCAGTATTAAACCCGGCTGCGATCGCACCAGCTGTCATGGACTGACTGGCTACCATCAACAATATGGCTCTTCTGGTCGGATCGGCTAAAGCCTGAAAAACATCTCTTCTTAATTTCATTGTGTAGCTATTTGACTACAAATGTAAGCGTAGTTATTTGACTACACAAATTTATTTTCAAAAATTTTTAAAATCAGAGAAATAATCACTGATATACAGTAACTTACACACAGATTATTTTAGGATGGGCGCTCCTAGTAATATTTTAAGGCAGCTTTTGTATCAATCGCGTCTTGTGCGAGCGCGTCTATTAAAGGTGCCAGACCATCAAATTTCAATTCATCCCGAAGCCTTGCAATAAATTCGACGGTCAAATGCTGACCATAGATATCCTGATTAAAATCAAAAATATTCACCTCAATTGTAAGAGGGCTTTCACCAATTGTCGGCCTGATCCCAATATTGAGCATTCCCTTAAAGGTCTTATCGTCTTCCGTTCTGACCAGCACCGCATACACACCATTTGCAGGTAATAATTTATCTGCCTCAGGCACATGAATATTAGCAGTCGGATAACCTATTTTGCGGCCCAACTGATTGCCCTTTACGACCTGACCGGAGAGTGTATAAGGATGGCCCAGTAAGTCCAGTGCCTTTCCAACATCACCTCCTTTAATGGCACCTCTGACAGCAGTGGAGCTGATGGTCACTTCATCCAGTACCTTTCCGGGTATTTCCAGGACGGCAAACTGATGCACCTTACCGTAGTGCTCCAGGGTCGTATAATCTCCCTTGCGGTCTTTCCCGAACTTATGATCATATCCGATAATGACCACTTTAGGATGAAGTTTTGCAATCAGAAAATCCTCCACGTAGGACGCTGCAGTCTGACTGGCAAAATCTTTATTAAAAGGTACCACCACAACATGATCAATTCCATATGACTCCAATAAATGTAACTTCTCTGATAAGGTTGTCAGTAACAGTAAAGGAGATTGTTCTTTATGTACTATTTTTCTCGGGTGCGGATAGAAGGTGACGATTACTGTTTCTCCGTCTATCTTAGCCGCTTCCATTTTTAATTGATCGATTATTTTCTGATGGCCCAGATGCACGCCATCAAAGGTGCCAATCGTAATGACGGCATTTTTTATAGGCGGTAAATTTTGTATATCACGATATACATGCATAATGTCAGATTAATCAGATTCAGCCTGTTCACGGCAGTCTTACTTCGTGCGAAAATACAAAAAAACCGGTGCTTTCAGAATAATTGCTGAAGAACACCGGTTCTTATTTTTAAGCCTGCATTGTCTGTAACGACAACCTTGCTATTTAATTTTAAACGCTTTCTTTACTTTGCTGACATAGTCAAGCTTCTCCCAGGTAAATAATTCTACTTTCTTTTTAACCTTTTTACCATCGGGGGAAGTAAATTCTTTGGTAACAGTTTCTGTTTGCCTGCCCATATGTCCGTAGGCAGCCGTCTCACTGTATATCGGGTTTCTGAGTTTTAGGCGGGTCTCAATAAAATAAGGGCGCATATCAAAGATCCCTTCCACTATTTTAGATATCTCTCCATCTGTTAATTCAACATTAGCCGTCCCATTTGTATTGACGTATACTCCCATCGGTGCCGCGACCCCAATTGCATAAGATACCTGCACCAGCACTTCATCTGCTATACCAGCAGCAACGAGATTTTTTGCTATATGGCGGGTTGCATAGGCTGCAGAACGGTCTACCTTGCTTGGGTCCTTCCCACTGAAGGCTCCACCGCCATGTGCACCTTTGCCACCATAGGTATCCACGATGATCTTACGGCCTGTAAGACCGGTATCTCCATGTGGACCTCCGATCACAAACT containing:
- a CDS encoding SRPBCC domain-containing protein codes for the protein MELKTKIQSAEGEQQLLITRTFNLPVELLFKAFSTPELLGQWMGTQVVELESQSLGKYQFETKDPSGNVVFQAMGTIHSVKENQQIIRTFEMMGAPFDVQLEFLDFKALDDNESELQMQVVYRSNEIRNQMLKLPFASGISKAHDRLEALMSETTTL
- a CDS encoding metalloregulator ArsR/SmtB family transcription factor, with the protein product MKLRRDVFQALADPTRRAILLMVASQSMTAGAIAAGFNTARPTISKHLLILSECDLLSSNKEGREIYYYVNATKMKEVDDFLTPFRKMWDTRFDKLEAVMKNYQSKNKKP
- a CDS encoding bifunctional riboflavin kinase/FAD synthetase; protein product: MHVYRDIQNLPPIKNAVITIGTFDGVHLGHQKIIDQLKMEAAKIDGETVIVTFYPHPRKIVHKEQSPLLLLTTLSEKLHLLESYGIDHVVVVPFNKDFASQTAASYVEDFLIAKLHPKVVIIGYDHKFGKDRKGDYTTLEHYGKVHQFAVLEIPGKVLDEVTISSTAVRGAIKGGDVGKALDLLGHPYTLSGQVVKGNQLGRKIGYPTANIHVPEADKLLPANGVYAVLVRTEDDKTFKGMLNIGIRPTIGESPLTIEVNIFDFNQDIYGQHLTVEFIARLRDELKFDGLAPLIDALAQDAIDTKAALKYY